A region of Argentina anserina chromosome 5, drPotAnse1.1, whole genome shotgun sequence DNA encodes the following proteins:
- the LOC126796442 gene encoding H/ACA ribonucleoprotein complex subunit 2-like protein, with product MGSDTEAKEKKKTQALAPIAKPLAGKKLGKRTLKLVRKAAEHKCLKRGVKEVVKSIRRGQKGICVIAGNISPIDVITHVPVLCEEAEIPYVYVSSKEDLANAGATKRPTCCVLVITKPTKGELAQEEQEKLKADYDQVAGEVSELYSSTLF from the exons ATGGGCAGCGATACTGAAgcgaaggagaagaagaagacgcaGGCTCTGGCTCCGATAGCGAAGCCGCTCGCCGGGAAGAAGCTCGGGAAGCGGACTCTCAAGCTTGTCCGGAAAG CTGCTGAGCACAAATGCTTGAAGAGAGGAGTGAAGGAGGTGGTTAAAAGCATAAGGCGTGGTCAAAAGGG AATATGTGTTATAGCTGGGAACATTTCTCCTATAGATGTGATCACTCATGTTCCAGTCTTATGTGAAGAAGCTGAGATTCCATATGTTTATGTGTCCTCTAAAGAA GATCTTGCAAATGCGGGGGCGACAAAGAGGCCGACATGCTGTGTTCTGGTGATAACCAAGCCGACCAAGGGTGAGTTGgcacaagaagaacaagagaaGCTAAAGGCGGACTATGATCAGGTTGCGGGAGAAGTTTCTGAACTTTATTCCTCCACACTTTTCTGA
- the LOC126796439 gene encoding inorganic pyrophosphatase TTM1, with amino-acid sequence MGQDTNAGAESPRPRFGLLRDQVQLVKRKDCDRYEIAPIPDILSLEKGFFIVIRACQLLAQKNNGLVLVGVAGPSGAGKTVFTEKVLNFMPSIAVITMDNYNDASRIIDGNFDDPRLTDYDTLLDNIHGLKAGKAVQVPIYDFKSSSRIGYREVEVPSSRIVIIEGIYALSEKLRPLLDLRVSITGGVHFDLVKRVLRDIQRAGQEPEEIIHQISETVYPMYKAFIEPDLQTAHIKITNKFNPFTGFQNPTYILKSNRTVTVDQIKAVVSEEHKETTEETYDIYLLPPGEDPEACQSYLRMRNRDGKYNLMFEEWVSDSPFIISPRITFEVSVRLLGGLMALGYTIAAILKRSSHVFCDDRVCVKTDWLEQLNRQYVQVQGKDRLYVKSIAEQLGLEGSFVPRTYIEQIQLEKLVNDVMALPDDLKTKLSIDDDFVSSPKEALSRASADRRSKHLSRSVSHSYSNHRDKLTRLAVNNRTFDGRSLESPATLSNQGVITQLSEQISTLNERMDEFTSRVEELNSKVSIRKTSASQQNLALQAEACNGTIPTSLFVTGLSNGALTGSLLPSSASSSQLAKESPLIEEIQAITRSQRQIMHQIDNLSNLLREYTAERLRLGRADSTARVNDIDSIGIPVILALAIGGLGVLFFKSLTSQK; translated from the exons ATGGGTCAAGATACAAATGCTGGTGCTGAGTCGCCTAGGCCACGTTTTGGTCTGTTGCGAGATCAGGTCCAACTTGTTAAGAGGAAGGACTGTGACCGATATGAAATTGCCCCCATTCCGGATATACTTTCGCTTGAGAAAGGTTTCTTTATAGTAATCCGGGCATGCCAGTTGTTGGCTCAAAAGAATAATGGGTTAGTGCTTGTTGGAGTAGCAGGCCCCTCCGGAGCAGGGAAGACTGTTTTCACGGAAAAGGTGCTGAACTTTATGCCCAGCATTGCTGTCATTACAATGGATAACTATAATGATGCTAGTCGTATCATTGATGGCAACTTCGATG ATCCACGCCTGACAGATTATGACACATTGCTTGATAACATACATGGCTTAAAAGCAGGGAAGGCTGTTCAGGTTCCAATATATGATTTCAAGTCTAGCTCTCGCATAGGCTACAG GGAAGTGGAGGTCCCCAGCTCTCGTATTGTAATAATTGAGGGCATATATGCCTTAAGTGAGAAGCTTCGGCCTTTGCTAGATCTTCGAGTATCTATAACTGGTGGAGTGCACTTTGATCTTGTCAAACGGGTTTTACGAGACATCCAACGTGCCGGCCAAGAGCCTGAAGAAATCATTCATCAGATCTCTGAAACG GTGTACCCTATGTACAAAGCATTTATTGAGCCAGATCTCCAGACAgcacatattaaaatcaccaATAAATTTAATCCCTTCACTGGTTTTCAGAATCCGACTTATATTTTAAAG TCAAATAGGACAGTGACAGTGGATCAAATTAAAGCTGTTGTTTCTGAAGAGCACAAAGAAACCACAGAAGAAACTTATGACATATATCTTTTACCACCAGGTGAAGATCCTGAAGCATGTCAATCGTATCTAAGGATGAGGAACAGGGATGGCAAATACAATCTCATGTTTGAG GAGTGGGTTTCAGATAGTCCATTCATAATATCACCAAGAATAACTTTTGAAGTTAGTGTGCGCCTTCTTGGAGGTCTCATGGCTCTGGGATATACAATTGCAGCCATCCTGAAAAGAAGTAGTCATGTTTTTTGTGATGATAGGGTCTGCGTGAAAACAGATTGGCTGGAGCAGCTTAATCGGCAATATGTTCAG GTGCAAGGAAAGGATCGTCTATATGTTAAAAGTATCGCAGAGCAGCTGGGCCTGGAAGGTTCATTTGTTCCCCGGACTTACATTGAACAAATTCAGCTGGAGAAACTTGTAAATGATGTTATG GCCTTGCCAGACGATCTGAAGACAAAACTAAGCATagatgatgattttgtttcaAGCCCTAAGGAAGCCCTTTCCCGAGCATCTGCAGATAGGAGAAGCAAGCATCTCAGCCG GAGTGTATCACACTCTTACTCAAATCACAGAGACAAGTTAACAAGGCTTGCTGTTAACAATAGAACGTTTGATGGGAGATCCCTGGAATCACCTGCCACACTTTCAAACCAG GGAGTTATCACTCAACTTTCAGAACAGATATCTACGCTGAATGAGAGGATGGATGAGTTTACTTCTCGTGTTGAAGAGCTAAACTCCAAGGTCTCGATCAGAAAAACTTCAGCTAGCCAGCAAAATCTGGCTTTGCAGGCTGAAGCATGTAATGGAACCATACCTACGTCTCTTTTTGTTACTGGATTAAGTAATGGTGCGTTGACAGGATCCTTACTGCCAAGTTCTGCGTCTTCTTCACAATTGGCCAAGGAGTCCCCACTGATAGAAGAG ATACAAGCAATCACACGAAGCCAACGCCAGATCATGCACCAAATAGATAACTTAAGCAACCTTCTTCGAGAGTACACAGCCGAGAGACTTCGCCTAGGAAGAGCAGATAGTACTGCCAGAGTGAATGATATCGACTCCATTGGCATTCCAGTTATACTTGCTTTGGCAATCGGTGGTTTAGGTGTCTTGTTCTTCAAGAGTTTAACTTCCCAAAAGTAA